Genomic window (Nitrososphaera sp.):
TGGTGGGCAACTTATCCGGCCTCCTGAATACCAATTATTTTCAGAGCTGCACGGGCGTTGCTTGCTCGAGTGCTGGCCTCCCGTACTGTTTTGCCCAGGGCCGTGATATGGCCTAACTTGCGCCGGGGCCTCGAGGTGCTCTTGCCGTAGATATAAAGCGAAGTTTGTGGTACGGCTAGCGATTTTTGCAGTCCTGTGACAGAATATGACCCGTCGACACCCTCTGGCCCCAAAATATTTACCATGGCCGCCGGCGAGAGGAGCTTTGGCTTTGCCAGTGGCAGGTTCAGGACGCAGCGGAGGTGCTGCTCGAACTGAGATACAGAACAGGCCTCGTTAGCATAGTGGCCGGAATTGTGAGGACGCGGAGCGACTTCGTTTACGAGGATCTCACCCGCATATGACCAAAACATTTCCACGCCGAAAATACCTGCACTTCCAAAGGCGGCCATAGTCCTTCTGGCAATGAGGTCTGCCTTCCGTGCGACAGGCGGCGGCACGCCCGCAGGGGCTAACGTAGTATCAAGTATGCTGTTCTCGTGGATGTTGTGAGCAAGTGGAAAACATTCTATCTGGCCAGCAGGATTCCGTGCCACCATTATCGAAAGCTCCTTTCGGAACTTGACGAACTTTTCCACAAAGCACTCCTTTTCTCCAAAATAATCAATCGCATCTGGAATCTGGCGCGCAGATCGAATGAGAAAGTTTCCCCTACCGTCGTACGAGTCTTCGGCAGCCTTCATCATTAGCGGGTACCCGAATTGATCGCATAGCTGTCTCAACTCTTCCGAGGACTTGACAGGGGCAAAATCAGTCACGGGAATATTGTTTTGACGCAAAAAGTTCTTTTGCCTCAGCTTGTTCTGGATGGTCAAAAGTGCTGCAGGACGGGGTCTAACCGGGAAGCCGCTGGCTTCAAGTTCATGAAGCGCTTTAGAATTTGCCAGTTCGATTTCGAAGGTTATAAAATCGACTTTTCTTCCAAGCTCTCTAATAGCCTCATCGTTCTTAAAGTCAGCTACAATTTGCTCGTCGGCAACGCCAGAGGCAGGGCAGTCGGGAGAGGGGTCAATGATAACAACGTGAATTGCCATCCGCTTGGCCTCGGCTGCTATCATTTTACCGAGCTGCCCGCCTCCAATGATCCCGATGCGGACCTTGCGGTTCAATGAAAAGCTGTCTATCTTTTCTTCAAGAGCAGGCAAACTGAAGCGGAGTTCTATCCTGCACACTAAAATTCCTATCTAAGGCCACAGAGTAAGCGATTCTGAAAAAAACAGCTTCACATAGCCCACATTACCTACACTTTTTATTATATTCGTCGCCTCAGCAGTTCCGTTGAAGCTGCTGCATCAGGGCAAGGTGAAGGACGTTTACGCTGCAGAAGACGGCAACCTCCTTTTCCATTTCACGGACAGAATTTCTGCCTTTGACGTGAGGTTTCCAACGCCCGTTCCTCGCAAGGGCGAGGTGCTGTGCAGGTTTGCCGAGTACTGGTTCACGACCCTCTATGCTCCAAATCACATGATACGAGTCGTCGATCGGGATAAAATGCTGGTAAGGCCGCTCAAAATGATTGGCTTGGAATGCGTGGTGAGAGGTTACTTCTATGGCAGCCTTGCGGAGAGGTTCAATTCCGGTCTGCCCACGCCGTTAAGTGCAAAAACAAGGCCAGAGCTGGCCTCGCGGCTGGATCACCCTATATTTGACCCCACGACCAAATCTGAGGAGCACGACCGGCCCGTCACCACTCAAGAGGCTATCGAAATCGCCTCGATTACGCATAAACAATACGACTATCTGTCAGAGACCTCCGTCAGACTATACCAAGAGATGTCTGACCGCGCCTCCGCGGCGGGCTATATAATGTCGGATGTCAAGTTTGAATTCGGTTTTGATGCGGCCGGCGACATTGTCCTTGCTGATTCCCTAGGACCAGACGAATTCAGGCTCTGGAAGGCGAGCGATTATTCTCCAGGCAAGATCCAGGACAGCTACGACAAGCAAATCCTAAGGGATTGGTTAGTAGAAACCGGCTTCAAGAGGCAAGTAGACATGCTCGCGGCAGAAGGGAAGAAGCCAACGGCCCCCGCGATACCTCAGAACATATTACAAAAGCTTAGCGAGCGATATATCGCTGCCTACGAGTCGGTAACGGGTCGAGATCTGTAGCATTTTGCTCAGTTTTCGACCACGTATTTTTACCGATTGGCCAGAAGGTGGGGCCTATTCTTGGATTTTCTTCTTGATTGCAAAGGTATCATTTACCAAGCTGATATTCGTCGCCCCGCCAGTAGTGCCATGCGTGCGTTACTAGTATGCTGCGTACGCGCTATTAGTACGTAGACAGTACGCATATTGGTCATTGCGTGTCAATGGCGGTAATACTGGTTTATCCATTTGCCAACGAATTATGATTTATGCATTTTTTACCCCCTGCAAATAAGATAACAAAATTGGCAAACAGCATTTTTACAAAGGGCGTTACAAAGAAAAAATTGATTGTACTTAACGAAAAAACTGCCCTGGCACTCTCCGATCCTGTTCGCGCGAAAATCCTTCTTGCTCTGACCCACAGACCCATGAATGCGGAGGAAATTGCCGCCGCGCTGAAGCCCTTAGGAATGGACAAAGCGACAAGCACAATCAGACATCACTTGGATGTGCTCAAGGGCTGCAATCTGGTAGAGGTCTCGCGAATTGACGAAGTACGCGGCGCTGTGACAAAATACTACTCTCCTCGCGCAAAGCTGATGGAGGAACAGACCTCGGACGATATTGAGCTAAATGCAAAGCTGGTTGATGAAACCTGCAGAAAACTCGCAAAGCTAATGGCAGCAGCTGTCAAAAACTTGGGATTAACCGAAACCAAAGAAGGGCTGCCAGCCTGTTCGCTTTGCAGCTCGAGCCATGCAAGGGAGCTGTCGTTGATCACCCTGCTCAACTATTGCACTCTCAGAGTGCTGGAGGACGAAACCTTCCAGAAGGCATTGGCCGTGCCCGCCGCCGCGCCAAGAGACGCGCGGCCTTCCCGGTCAAAAGGATCCTAACGACGCCTGGAAGTCGCTTTGCTCAGGGCTTTCTGAACGCCTTCTTGTTGGTCAAGCCAGTCGTCAAAATAGGTCAAGAGCAGATGGGCGGCAAGTTCCTCTTTCGAATGGTCTACCTTCAAATGAATCGGCATGTAATCTGCAGACAGGTAAAGATTGCATATATAGCAGAAAGGATTCAGCTCGTGCTTCTGGATTGTCTTGCGACGTGCTCGCATCACCACTTTCAGTTTTTTGATCAGGCAATTACAGTATATAACGACTAATGCGTCGCTGTACCTACACTGGCTGAACTCGAGCTATTCAACTATAATTCGGAGTAGGCCCCGCGTCTGAGTGCTCTGTAGCTTCTGAACAAGCCTCCTTGGAATGCTAGCGGACCCGCTGTCGCATGCGATGCAGAGGGTTCGTGGACAGATGAAGCTGCTTGTCCGAGTGACTATGTCTGCAGTGTGCTCCAATGAAAGCTCCCTGTGTCCCTTACCCCCCACAAGCCAAACCTCGTTTTCCACAACCAATTCTAATTTCACGAATGATTCGTCCCGCCTCAGGCGGTTTTTGAGTTGATCACTTAAATCCGAACATGCCTTGTTTGCGCGCACACCCGCAATGCAGTCGCCGCGCAGGCTAAGGTGTTCATGCTTTGTTATTTCAATCGTCCTTGCATGAAAGCAGCGGACATTTGGATGACCAAAAAAGACGACCTCATCTTCTACCAATGGGACCGGGTCGCGCATGATGATATAAAATGTATGAACCCTGATCATTGCAAAAAGTGAGGTAAACTTAAATTGTCGGTTACAAAAAAATAGCTGAATTGTTACCAGCAGCAGCGGGCTATGACCGAGCAATTACTGTATTCTCCCCTGACGGCAGGCTTTACCAGGTTGAATATGCAATCGAAACTGTCCGAAGGGGAACTCTTGCCATTGGAATTAAGAGCAGGGACGGTGTGATTCTTGCAGTTGAAGAGAAGGCAAGGAAGTTGCAGATTTCTAATGTCACCCAGAAGATTTTCCAAGTAGATGATCACATAGGCGTCGCAGCTGCTGGATACATCCCTGACGCTAGGACTCAGGTAGACCACGCCAGATTTTTTGCCCAGAGCAACCGTTTGATCTATGACGAGCCGGTCGACGTTGAGGGCGTGGCAAAGAACCTCGCAGATATGGCACAACAGTTCACGCAATATGCAGGTGTGAGGCCGTTTGGTGTTGCATTAATCTTGGCAGGGGTAGACAAGAACGGTTCTGAGCTCTTCTTGACTGATCCGAGTGGCACTTACATAGGATACGATGCCGTTGCCATCGGAGCCGGCAGTGATCAGGTGACCGATTTCCTTGAAAAGTCATACAAGGCAGACATTCCAATGGAAGACGCGGCAACTCTGGCGATTGAGTCGATTTACCTTGTCAGCGAGGAGAAGAGTGGTACTCGTCATCTAAAGATGGCCATAATCGACGAAAATACACGAGCCATGCGCAAGGTCGAGGATCAGGAAATCGAAAAGTACGCCACAAAGGCAAAAGAGAACGCTACAAAGCGCGGTGCCTGATTTCAGGCGGCACTTCTGTTCTTCTTTTTCCTGAACCAAGCTGCTACTCACTGACCGCTTGTATCCAGATTTTTCTTTTCCAGCTTTTTAAGAATCTGCAGAGGTGAGAAGATTAAATTAAGGAAATAGAGTGATTTCAGGAAGTTTGGCTGTCAAGATAGGTGCACCCTGTCCGAATCTCCAGGTCTCCAAGTGGGTCCAAGGAAAACCCACCAATATTGACTCGGAAAAAGGAAATGTGGTGTTGGTGGAGGTTTTCCAGGTTAACTGTCCTGGCTGTTTTCTTTATGGGATTCCCGAAGCCATCGATATTTACAAGAAGCACAAGGACAGAGGTCTGACAGTGATAGGCATGGCAACAGCGTTTGAGGACTATGACAAGAATACCATTGAGAATTTGGAAAAGCTCGTGGCTACTGGCGAGGTCATCGGGGAGACGTATAAGGCACTTGCACAATATGGCCAGCTCAAAGGTGAGTCAAAGCTCCCCTACTCGATCCCGTTTCCTTTGGCAATGGACAAACTGGTGAAGGAATCGGCACAAATTTCAGAGGGCAAGGTAATGGATTTTATCGAGGCGAACGTCCCAGATTTTCGGACGCTCACCGAAAGGGAGCGCCAGGTCCTTATGAAGCGCGTCCGCGAATACCTTTCGAGAAAGGAATTCTCCGCAAAGACATTTGAGGACTTTATGCTTCGGGGAACACCGTCATCAATTCTGGTCGATCGCAAAGGAATTCTGAGGCATACGGCATTTGGCTCAAACGGCATGCTGGAACAGTCTGTCGAAGCATTGCTTAGCGAGTAGATTTGCATCGATTATCTGTTGCACTGCCTGACTCGGCGCTTTCCGACGAGCAGACAAAGCGAGAAAAGACGGTGAAAATCGGCCAGTTCGCTCGCTCTTGCTCTATATTCAGGGTAAATAGGATATACATTTACCACGACTCACTCTCAAGGTTCGACGCCTCTGATGCTAAGTTGATGTCGACTGTGCTGAGGTACTTGGACACTCCGCAATATCTCCGGAAGCGGCTCTTTCCGCGGATTAGTGAGCTTGAATATGCCGGCATCCTGCACCCAATTAAGGCACCCCATCACAAACCCGCTCAGACACTAAAGGAAATCCGGCGGGGAGACGTAAGATCAGGAGTGCTGGTCGAGGAAAAAGGGACTCTCTTTGTCGATGTCGGCCTTGGGACCCTATTGCCTTTCAAAGGTCAAGGACGCGACGGCCAGAAGGTGGACGTAGTCTTCGTTTCTGAATACCCCCGGCTTAACGTGAGACAGGCGCAATCCCACGAGATAAAAGATTATTGGGGGTTTGATGTCCAAGAGCAACCCTCGTTAACTTCGCTTCTATCGGCAGAACGAACTTCTCTAGTTTTGCTTACATCGCGCAAAGGGCCTTTCTATACAAAGTTGCTTACCCAGATTGAACAACGTCTGCGAGAAATTGAGAGCGTTTTGCTGGTATTTGGATCGCCGAAATACGGCATCCAGGAAATACTCGCCCGGGAGAATTTGCGCGGGGCAGATCGAGCTCGAACAACTGACGATCATATCACAGTCAACATGTTTCCCAACCAAGCGACAGAAACTATCCGGCTCGAGGAAGCAGTTCTTGGCACGCTAGCTATTCTGAATCTATCAATAAACCGTGCGACTTTCGCAGAAAAATTCGTATAGAGTTTAACTTATTAAAGGGAACTGAAGTGTGATGCAGTATCAATGGGCCATCGTAAGTATAGCGCTCCAAGAAGAGGCAGTATTGCCTTTAGGCCACGCGCTAGGGCGCAGAGTTTAGAGGCCAGAATTAGAACCTGGCCCGAGTTTACCAGTGACAAGGTCTCACTCGCAGGATTTGCCGGTTTCAAGGCAGGATGTCTTCATGTATTGAGCATTGATGATAGGGAAAAGACCCCGAACTTTGGCAAGCAGTTGCTTAATTCTTCAACAGTAATCGTCACGCCGCCCTTGAGAATAATAGGGATAAGGGGGTACAGGAAAGACCTCTACGGTTTACATGCGGTTTTTGATTTATACGCAAAAGACCTTCCAAAGGAACTTTCAAGGAGGTTTGAAGCCAAGTTCAACGAGGAATCTCTAACGAAATCAGAATCAAGGCTCAACGAACTTGAAGAAGTCATGGCAATAGTGGCCGTCGA
Coding sequences:
- the purK gene encoding 5-(carboxyamino)imidazole ribonucleotide synthase, translated to MPALEEKIDSFSLNRKVRIGIIGGGQLGKMIAAEAKRMAIHVVIIDPSPDCPASGVADEQIVADFKNDEAIRELGRKVDFITFEIELANSKALHELEASGFPVRPRPAALLTIQNKLRQKNFLRQNNIPVTDFAPVKSSEELRQLCDQFGYPLMMKAAEDSYDGRGNFLIRSARQIPDAIDYFGEKECFVEKFVKFRKELSIMVARNPAGQIECFPLAHNIHENSILDTTLAPAGVPPPVARKADLIARRTMAAFGSAGIFGVEMFWSYAGEILVNEVAPRPHNSGHYANEACSVSQFEQHLRCVLNLPLAKPKLLSPAAMVNILGPEGVDGSYSVTGLQKSLAVPQTSLYIYGKSTSRPRRKLGHITALGKTVREASTRASNARAALKIIGIQEAG
- the purC gene encoding phosphoribosylaminoimidazolesuccinocarboxamide synthase is translated as MKLLHQGKVKDVYAAEDGNLLFHFTDRISAFDVRFPTPVPRKGEVLCRFAEYWFTTLYAPNHMIRVVDRDKMLVRPLKMIGLECVVRGYFYGSLAERFNSGLPTPLSAKTRPELASRLDHPIFDPTTKSEEHDRPVTTQEAIEIASITHKQYDYLSETSVRLYQEMSDRASAAGYIMSDVKFEFGFDAAGDIVLADSLGPDEFRLWKASDYSPGKIQDSYDKQILRDWLVETGFKRQVDMLAAEGKKPTAPAIPQNILQKLSERYIAAYESVTGRDL
- a CDS encoding winged helix-turn-helix domain-containing protein codes for the protein MANSIFTKGVTKKKLIVLNEKTALALSDPVRAKILLALTHRPMNAEEIAAALKPLGMDKATSTIRHHLDVLKGCNLVEVSRIDEVRGAVTKYYSPRAKLMEEQTSDDIELNAKLVDETCRKLAKLMAAAVKNLGLTETKEGLPACSLCSSSHARELSLITLLNYCTLRVLEDETFQKALAVPAAAPRDARPSRSKGS
- a CDS encoding DUF371 domain-containing protein, producing the protein MVEDEVVFFGHPNVRCFHARTIEITKHEHLSLRGDCIAGVRANKACSDLSDQLKNRLRRDESFVKLELVVENEVWLVGGKGHRELSLEHTADIVTRTSSFICPRTLCIACDSGSASIPRRLVQKLQSTQTRGLLRIIVE
- the psmA gene encoding archaeal proteasome endopeptidase complex subunit alpha; this encodes MLPAAAGYDRAITVFSPDGRLYQVEYAIETVRRGTLAIGIKSRDGVILAVEEKARKLQISNVTQKIFQVDDHIGVAAAGYIPDARTQVDHARFFAQSNRLIYDEPVDVEGVAKNLADMAQQFTQYAGVRPFGVALILAGVDKNGSELFLTDPSGTYIGYDAVAIGAGSDQVTDFLEKSYKADIPMEDAATLAIESIYLVSEEKSGTRHLKMAIIDENTRAMRKVEDQEIEKYATKAKENATKRGA
- a CDS encoding TlpA family protein disulfide reductase, which encodes MAVKIGAPCPNLQVSKWVQGKPTNIDSEKGNVVLVEVFQVNCPGCFLYGIPEAIDIYKKHKDRGLTVIGMATAFEDYDKNTIENLEKLVATGEVIGETYKALAQYGQLKGESKLPYSIPFPLAMDKLVKESAQISEGKVMDFIEANVPDFRTLTERERQVLMKRVREYLSRKEFSAKTFEDFMLRGTPSSILVDRKGILRHTAFGSNGMLEQSVEALLSE
- a CDS encoding RNA methyltransferase, with the translated sequence MHRLSVALPDSALSDEQTKREKTVKIGQFARSCSIFRVNRIYIYHDSLSRFDASDAKLMSTVLRYLDTPQYLRKRLFPRISELEYAGILHPIKAPHHKPAQTLKEIRRGDVRSGVLVEEKGTLFVDVGLGTLLPFKGQGRDGQKVDVVFVSEYPRLNVRQAQSHEIKDYWGFDVQEQPSLTSLLSAERTSLVLLTSRKGPFYTKLLTQIEQRLREIESVLLVFGSPKYGIQEILARENLRGADRARTTDDHITVNMFPNQATETIRLEEAVLGTLAILNLSINRATFAEKFV